One part of the Anopheles merus strain MAF chromosome 3L, AmerM5.1, whole genome shotgun sequence genome encodes these proteins:
- the LOC121598781 gene encoding tRNA (uracil-5-)-methyltransferase homolog A isoform X2 codes for MEVEHDAAIAEESPKEEVPNKHDDKSEMKGEEYAYLDATGFTSELFKIELRGLPKYYGIGEDREAAIKALDGYKWKGKSLSAFEAKPAPDPLIRRRKEASTAEGEPLNIKRRTVEASATSLAYLPYDEQLKQKQSEMENVLQKFGKELWSSIPTLRTFVEKQRLLHGGLPCAFEPIRPSPMQDGYRNKCEFSIGKDALGVKRVGFRVGSYSNGFLEVESIAHLKHIPECMKQTVVLFEQFVQSSPFDVYSAETYQGHFRQLTVRMSHATGQVMVVVGVHLQSLSEEEKQTMKSSIVECLTSEPGKQAGISSIHFEVIQKRQQGQYTNPIEHLYGDTHIEDTILGLTFRISPAAFFQINTPAAEVLYQCAIDVAAPSKSTSILDICCGTGTIGLCFARHCKQVLGVDIVEQAIEDAKHNAQKNGIANCSFFAGNSDDLIMSLIRHANIMPDQHESLIAIVDPPRAGLHIRSITQLRNARGLDKLVYVSCSPQSAIKNWVDLMRPCSKQLRGEPFVAKKAMAVDLFPHTPHTELVVLFEREKKSKQELVVDSQNICTDKPVDPQPET; via the exons ATGGAAGTAGAACATGATGCCGCTATCGCTGAGGAATCTCCAAAAGAAGAGGTGCCTAATAAGCATGACGATAAAAGTGAAATGAAAGGAGAAGAGTACGCGTATCTGGATGCCACCGGCTTCACCTCCGAGTTGTTCAAAATCGAACTTCGAGGCCTTCCCAAGTATTACGGAATTGGT GAAGATCGTGAAGCAGCCATCAAAGCGCTTGATGGGTAcaaatggaaaggaaaatcgCTGTCTGCCTTTGAAGCTAAGCCTGCTCCCGATCCACTGATCCGTAGGCGCAAGGAAGCATCGACTGCGGAAGGAGAACCTTTAAATATAAAGCGACGCACGGTGGAAGCATCAGCAACGTCGCTTGCATACCTCCCGTATGATGAACAATTGAAGCAGAAACAATCGGAGATGGAAAATGTGTTGCAAAAGTTTGGTAAAGAGCTCTGGTCCTCCATTCCAACGCTACGAACTTTTGTAGAAAAACAGCGTCTTTTACACGGCGGCCTTCCTTGCGCGTTTGAACCGATTCGCCCGTCCCCAATGCAAGACGGTTATCGCAATAAGTGTGAGTTTTCTATCGGAAAGGATGCTTTAGGTGTGAAACGTGTGGGCTTTCGAGTAGGCAGCTACTCGAATGGATTTCTAGAAGTTGAATCGATAGCGCACCTTAAGCACATACCAGAATGCATGAAACAAACAGTCGTACTCTTTGAACAGTTTGTTCAAAGCTCTCCATTCGATGTGTATAGTGCCGAGACGTATCAGGGCCACTTTCGGCAACTGACCGTGCGTATGTCGCACGCTACCGGCCAGGTAATGGTAGTGGTTGGTGTGCATCTACAGTCATTGTCAGAGGAAGAGAAGCAAACCATGAAGTCTTCAATTGTCGAGTGCTTAACATCGGAACCGGGCAAACAAGCGGGCATCAGTTCGATACACTTCGAAGTGATTCAAAAACGGCAGCAAGGACAGTACACAAATCCTATAGAACATTTGTATGGGGACACACACATCGAGGACACAATTTTAGGTCTCACATTTCGTATCAGTCCTGCGGCGTTCTTTCAAATCAACACTCCTGCGGCCGAGGTGCTTTATCAGTGTGCAATCGATGTTGCTGCTCCAAGCAAAAGTACAAGCATTCTCGATATTTGCTGTGGCACAGGGACGATTGGGCTCTGCTTTGCCCGCCATTGCAAACAAGTTCTTGGTGTCGATATCGTGGAACAAGCCATTGAAGATGCGAAACACAATGCCCAAAAGAACGGTATAGCGAATTGTAGTTTTTTTGCTGGAAATTCCGATGATTTAATCATGTCGTTGATAAGGCATGCTAACATTATGCCGGATCAGCACGAATCTTTGATAGCGATCGTCGATCCGCCAAGAGCTGGACTTC ACATTCGCTCTATTACACAATTGAGAAATGCCCGGGGACTCGATAAGCTGGTGTACGTGTCGTGCTCTCCCCAAAGCGCTATTAAAAATTGGGTTGACTTAATGCGTCCCTGCTCCAAGCAACTTCGCGGGGAACCATTCGTGGCGAAAAAAGCAATGGCTGTTGATTTATTTCCACATACTCCACACACGGAATTGGTCGTACTGTTCGAACGTgagaagaaaagcaaacagGAACTCGTGGTAGATTCACAAAATATTTGCACCGATAAACCTGTTGATCCACAGCCGGagacataa
- the LOC121598781 gene encoding tRNA (uracil-5-)-methyltransferase homolog A isoform X1, with protein sequence MEVEHDAAIAEESPKEEVPNKHDDKSEMKGEEYAYLDATGFTSELFKIELRGLPKYYGIGELKKLLNVKMKLSTNKIKIMKPGSPFIFICFRNQEDREAAIKALDGYKWKGKSLSAFEAKPAPDPLIRRRKEASTAEGEPLNIKRRTVEASATSLAYLPYDEQLKQKQSEMENVLQKFGKELWSSIPTLRTFVEKQRLLHGGLPCAFEPIRPSPMQDGYRNKCEFSIGKDALGVKRVGFRVGSYSNGFLEVESIAHLKHIPECMKQTVVLFEQFVQSSPFDVYSAETYQGHFRQLTVRMSHATGQVMVVVGVHLQSLSEEEKQTMKSSIVECLTSEPGKQAGISSIHFEVIQKRQQGQYTNPIEHLYGDTHIEDTILGLTFRISPAAFFQINTPAAEVLYQCAIDVAAPSKSTSILDICCGTGTIGLCFARHCKQVLGVDIVEQAIEDAKHNAQKNGIANCSFFAGNSDDLIMSLIRHANIMPDQHESLIAIVDPPRAGLHIRSITQLRNARGLDKLVYVSCSPQSAIKNWVDLMRPCSKQLRGEPFVAKKAMAVDLFPHTPHTELVVLFEREKKSKQELVVDSQNICTDKPVDPQPET encoded by the exons ATGGAAGTAGAACATGATGCCGCTATCGCTGAGGAATCTCCAAAAGAAGAGGTGCCTAATAAGCATGACGATAAAAGTGAAATGAAAGGAGAAGAGTACGCGTATCTGGATGCCACCGGCTTCACCTCCGAGTTGTTCAAAATCGAACTTCGAGGCCTTCCCAAGTATTACGGAATTGGT GAGCTCAAGAAGCTGTTAAACGTGAAGATGAAGCTTTCTACGAATAAGATAAAAATTATGAAACCTGGTAGCCCTTTCATATTCATTTGCTTTCGCAATCAGGAAGATCGTGAAGCAGCCATCAAAGCGCTTGATGGGTAcaaatggaaaggaaaatcgCTGTCTGCCTTTGAAGCTAAGCCTGCTCCCGATCCACTGATCCGTAGGCGCAAGGAAGCATCGACTGCGGAAGGAGAACCTTTAAATATAAAGCGACGCACGGTGGAAGCATCAGCAACGTCGCTTGCATACCTCCCGTATGATGAACAATTGAAGCAGAAACAATCGGAGATGGAAAATGTGTTGCAAAAGTTTGGTAAAGAGCTCTGGTCCTCCATTCCAACGCTACGAACTTTTGTAGAAAAACAGCGTCTTTTACACGGCGGCCTTCCTTGCGCGTTTGAACCGATTCGCCCGTCCCCAATGCAAGACGGTTATCGCAATAAGTGTGAGTTTTCTATCGGAAAGGATGCTTTAGGTGTGAAACGTGTGGGCTTTCGAGTAGGCAGCTACTCGAATGGATTTCTAGAAGTTGAATCGATAGCGCACCTTAAGCACATACCAGAATGCATGAAACAAACAGTCGTACTCTTTGAACAGTTTGTTCAAAGCTCTCCATTCGATGTGTATAGTGCCGAGACGTATCAGGGCCACTTTCGGCAACTGACCGTGCGTATGTCGCACGCTACCGGCCAGGTAATGGTAGTGGTTGGTGTGCATCTACAGTCATTGTCAGAGGAAGAGAAGCAAACCATGAAGTCTTCAATTGTCGAGTGCTTAACATCGGAACCGGGCAAACAAGCGGGCATCAGTTCGATACACTTCGAAGTGATTCAAAAACGGCAGCAAGGACAGTACACAAATCCTATAGAACATTTGTATGGGGACACACACATCGAGGACACAATTTTAGGTCTCACATTTCGTATCAGTCCTGCGGCGTTCTTTCAAATCAACACTCCTGCGGCCGAGGTGCTTTATCAGTGTGCAATCGATGTTGCTGCTCCAAGCAAAAGTACAAGCATTCTCGATATTTGCTGTGGCACAGGGACGATTGGGCTCTGCTTTGCCCGCCATTGCAAACAAGTTCTTGGTGTCGATATCGTGGAACAAGCCATTGAAGATGCGAAACACAATGCCCAAAAGAACGGTATAGCGAATTGTAGTTTTTTTGCTGGAAATTCCGATGATTTAATCATGTCGTTGATAAGGCATGCTAACATTATGCCGGATCAGCACGAATCTTTGATAGCGATCGTCGATCCGCCAAGAGCTGGACTTC ACATTCGCTCTATTACACAATTGAGAAATGCCCGGGGACTCGATAAGCTGGTGTACGTGTCGTGCTCTCCCCAAAGCGCTATTAAAAATTGGGTTGACTTAATGCGTCCCTGCTCCAAGCAACTTCGCGGGGAACCATTCGTGGCGAAAAAAGCAATGGCTGTTGATTTATTTCCACATACTCCACACACGGAATTGGTCGTACTGTTCGAACGTgagaagaaaagcaaacagGAACTCGTGGTAGATTCACAAAATATTTGCACCGATAAACCTGTTGATCCACAGCCGGagacataa
- the LOC121598782 gene encoding protein disulfide-isomerase, translating into MRLLSAFGLVLAFATVALAAEEVKTEDGVLVLTKDNFDSVIADNEFVLVEFYAPWCGHCKALAPEYAKAAKVLADKESNIKLAKVDATVEPELAEKYGIRGYPTLKFFRSGSQVDYTGGREQDTIVSWLEKKTGPAAKELETVEAAEEFLKENNVAVVGFFKDRDSKEAKAFMSTAVAVDDYPFGVTSSEEVYAKYEAKCGSVILFKHFDEGKAVFEGEATEEALKKFVTAQALPLIVDFSHETAQKIFGGEIKSHLLFFISKEAGHLKEFVEPAKEVAKKFREQILFVTIDADQEDHTRILEFFGMKKDEVPSLRIIRLEEDMAKYKPETNDLSADKILEFVQSFLDGKVKQHLLSQDLPEDWDKEPVKVLVATKFDEVAFDKTKDVLVEFYAPWCGHCKQLVPIYDKLGEKYKDSDSVVIAKIDATANELEHTKISSFPTIYLYRKGDNEKVEFKGERTLEGFVKFLEGEKDEQPEEEEKEDKPTKDEL; encoded by the exons ATGAGATTGCTGTCGGCATTCGGGCTGGTGCTTGCATTCGCCACCGTGGCGCTTGCAGCGGAAGAGGTCAAGACGGAAGATGGAGTGCTGGTACTGACTAAGGACAATTTCGATTCGGTCATCGCCGACAACGAATTTGTGCTCGTGGAATTCT ACGCTCCATGGTGCGGACATTGCAAGGCTCTGGCTCCCGAATACGCTAAAGCTGCCAAGGTGCTCGCGGACAAGgaatcaaacatcaaacttGCCAAAGTGGACGCCACGGTTGAGCCGGAACTTGCTGAGAAGTATGGAATTCGTGGATACCCCACTCTGAAATTTTTCCGCAGTGGATCCCAGGTCGATTATACTGGTGGACGCGAACAAGACACGATTGTATCGTGGCTGGAGAAGAAGACTGGCCCGGCCGCGAAGGAGCTCGAAACTGTTGAGGCAGCTGAAGAATTCCTGAAGGAAAATAATGTAGCTGTGGTTGGTTTCTTCAAGGATCGTGATTCAAAGGAAGCCAAGGCATTCATGTCCACGGCGGTCGCTGTTGACGACTATCCGTTCGGTGTGACCAGCAGTGAGGAAGTGTACGCCAAGTACGAAGCCAAGTGTGGCTCTGTGATCCTGTTTAAACATTTCGACGAAGGAAAGGCTGTATTTGAAGGAGAAGCTACTGAGGAGGCTCTGAAGAAGTTTGTCACCGCTCAGGCCCTGCCTTTGATTGTTGACTTTAGCCATGAAACGGCCCAAAAGATCTTCGGTGGAGAAATCAAGAGCCACCTTCTGTTCTTCATCTCGAAGGAGGCTGGACACCTCAAGGAATTCGTCGAACCGGCCAAGGAAGTTGCAAAGAAGTTCCGTGAACAAATCTTGTTCGTTACTATCGATGCCGATCAGGAGGACCATACCCGCATCCTAGAATTCTTCGGCATGAAGAAAGACGAAGTCCCTTCGCTCCGCATCATTCGCTTGGAGGAAGACATGGCCAAGTACAAGCCCGAAACGAATGACCTATCAGCAGACAAGATTCTTGAGTTTGTGCAGTCGTTCTTGGATGGCAAGGTGAAGCAGCACCTGCTGTCACAGGACTTGCCCGAAGATTGGGACAAAGAGCCAGTGAAGGTGCTTGTTGCCACCAAATTTGATGAGGTTGCGTTCGATAAAACCAAGGACGTGTTGGTAGAATTCTACGCTCCGTGGTGCGGCCACTGCAAACAGCTGGTGCCGATCTATGACAAGCTCGGAGAGAAATACAAGGACAGTGACAGTGTAGTCATTGCTAAGATTGACGCAACTGCAAACGAGTTGGAGCATACTAAGATTTCTTCCTTCCCAACTATTTACCTGTACCGAAAGGGCGACAACGAGAAGGTGGAGTTTAAGGGCGAGCGTACGCTGGAGGGTTTCGTTAAATTCCTGGAAGGCGAAAAGGATGAG CAAccagaagaagaggaaaaggaAGATAAACCGACAAAGGACGAGCTATAA